From the Carya illinoinensis cultivar Pawnee chromosome 4, C.illinoinensisPawnee_v1, whole genome shotgun sequence genome, one window contains:
- the LOC122306861 gene encoding uncharacterized protein LOC122306861: MGGCATKPKVLKEAQAPGPEKEEKAGAAAVLAKTEKDQPPDHVVLFSVTEAENTDKKKELDGHDKVKESEIVDDDRVDEQEISKRRSLSHLFKETPVPDFAAQKPETPLELTSVSEVVDAPENAKTKELTTETAPAADTKTDGKQTEDADHVDDALRKVETEKVVEATPAVETKTLDVLSTAQEKAKTQRPIETAVGTEAHKDDKSHEEKKAEEFKGEHLKESQRVMEDI, translated from the exons ATGGGTGGGTGTGCGACTAAGCCGAAGGTCTTGAAGGAGGCGCAGGCTCCTGGGCCTGAGAAGGAGGAGAAAGCTGGTGCCGCTGCAGTGCTTGCTAAGACCGAGAAGGATCAGCCGCCTGATCATGTCGTTCTTTTTAGCGTTACCGAGGCCGAGAATACTGATAAGAAGAAGGAATTAGATGGTCATGATAAGGTCAAGGAGTCGGAGATTGTCGATGATGACAGGGTCGACGAGCAAGAGATCAGCAAGCGCCGTTCCCTCAGCCACTTGTTCAAGGAG ACCCCTGTCCCAGATTTTGCTGCTCAAAAGCCTGAAACTCCACTTGAATTGACCTCTGTCTCGGAAGTTGTTGATGCTCCTGAGAATGCCAAAACAAAGGAATTAACAACTGAAACCGCACCCGCTGCAGATACGAAAACTGATGGAAAGCAAACAGAAGATGCGGATCATGTTGATGATGCTCTAAGGAAGGTTGAAACAGAGAAAGTAGTTGAAGCTACACCAGCTGTAGAGACCAAAACCTTGGATGTTCTCAGTACTGCTCAAGAGAAGGCCAAAACACAGAGACCGATTGAAACTGCAGTAGGTACAGAAGCCCACAAGGATGATAAATCtcatgaagaaaagaaagcagaAGAATTTAAAGGGGAGCACTTGAAGGAAAGCCAACGTGTGATGGAAGATATATAG